In the genome of Isoalcanivorax indicus, the window GCGGCGCAGCCGCCCGCATCGGTGCGCCTCACCAAGGCGTTCATGCGTGCGCCCACGCGCGAGGCCGTGGCGGCCCACATGAAGCTGGAAGGGGATAACTTTCTGGCGCGGCTGAGCTCGGCGGAGGCGCGTGAGGCCATGACGGCCTTCATGGAAAAGCGCAAGCCGGATTTCAGCCGCTTCAGCTAGATGCCCTGGTCGGGGGGCACGGCGCCGGTCGTGGCTTCCCGCCAGGCCCGCCAGGCGGCACCCGGGTCCTGCTCCGGGTCCTGCCAGGCGGCCAGTGCCTCATTCAGTGCAGGCAGCGCGATGCGGTGGCTGTTGCTGGACAGGTAGATGTCGCCATCCGTGCCGCTGTTGTCTTCCGCGTCGCGTGTCAGTGCCGCCAGGGCATCGCGGCGCGCTTCGCTATGCATCAGTGCCTGCCGCAGTGCGCCCGGGAGCCGGGTCGGGTCGGGCGCCGGGCGCGGTTGCACCAGGGCGCTGAGGTCCTCCAGCAGCAGGGCGCTGATGGCGTCCAGGTAGGCGCGGCGACGGTAGCCGGGGCGCTCATGCTCGGGTTTCTGATGATCCGGCAGTGCCTCGCCAACGGTGAGGCCGGCGGTGCTGCGCGGGGCATCCGGCAGGCCGAACAGCAACAGTTCAAGCACCTGGAAGCCGACGCTCACCTCTGCCGGGTCGGTCATGTCCTGCTGGGCCAGCAGGCTGTCGATGTCCAGGGATACGGTGACGTCGTAGACGATGCCGCTTTCCGGCCAGTCCGGCATGGCGTCCACATAGCCGGGCAGGATCGGCCATGGATCGGTGCGGGCCAGGTGCACCTGGAGGGTCGGGTCGAGGGCGGCGCGTGTTGCCAGCAGGGGCCAGGCGCGGTTGTAGCTCTCGTACAGCAGTGCCCAGGCGTTGCGGGCGGCATCCAGGGCGCCCTCGTCGGGTTCGGGTTCACTCAGCAGGGCGCGCACCGCCTCGCGGAACCCCGGCGCGGCGACCACCAGCTTGCGCAGCCATGGCGCCGCTTCTTCTTCCCAGGCTGATACCAGCGCGGCGCTTTGCTCGGTCGGCACCTTGGCCGGCTGTTCGATGAGTGTGTCTGTGGTATCAGCAGGCTCGCGGTCACAACCCGCGAGCATGGTCAGCAGCAGAATGCCCAGTGCAGTGTGGCGTAACATCTTGTCCCCCTTCCCCCGAAACTGCGCGACACGATTCAGTCGCGCAGGGTGATCTCTGGCCAGCCACGGCTGGCGGCTTCTGCCGACAAGGCCGGGTCCGGGTCCACCACCACCGGGTGATCCACCAGACTCAGCAACGGCAGGTCGTTGCGAGAATCGCTGTAGAACCAGCTTCCCGCCAGATCATGCCCGGTTTGTGCCAGCCAGGCACGTAACCGGGTCACTTTGCCGTCACGAAAGCAGGGGGTGCCGCTGAAATTGCCGGTATAGCGGCCATCGCGCATTTCAGCGCTGGTGGCGATCAGGTGTTCCACGCCCAGGGCCTCGGCGATGGGGGCGGTGACGAAGTCGTTGGTGGCGGTGATGATGACCAGTGTGTGGCCCTGTTTGCGGTGCTTGTCCAGCAGCGCCCTGGCGGCGGGCAGCATGATCGGGGCGACTTCGTCACGCATGAAGTCGTCGCGCCAGCGCAGCAGATCCTCGGTGGTGTGTTCGGCCAGCACACCGAGGGCGAAACGCAGGTAGGCGCCGATGTCGAGCTTGCCGGCCAGATAGTCGTCATAAAAGGCATCGTTGGCCGCCTTGTAGCCCTCGGCGTCGATGATGCCGCGCGCCACCAGATAATCGCCCCACAGGTGATCCGAATCACCGGCAATCAGCGTGTTATCGAGATCAAACAGGGCAAGGGTCATCGGGCGCTCTCCACGGCGGCAGGTCTGGGATTCGGGCTGCGCAAGCATACCAGAGCGAGGTCATCGGGCCGAACACAGATGAGCAGAGCAGGCCGCGAGTGTGCTTTAATTACACGGCAACCCGGCAGGCAGGACGATGACAGGCATTATTGATGAACAGGGCTTCCGGTTGAACGTCGGTATCATTCTGGTCGGCGCCGGAGGCCGCGTTTTCTGGGGTCGCCGTGTAGGTAACCGGGACGCCTGGCAGTTTCCCCAGGGCGGCATGATGCCGGGCGAGACGCCCGAGCAGACGCTGTACCGTGAGCTGGAAGAAGAGGTCGGGCTGACCGAGGCCGACGTCGAACTGCTGGGCAGTACCGAAGGCTGGCTCAGCTACCGGTTGCCGCGTCGCTTTCTGCGCCGCCGCCGGGATGACGACTCGCCCCTGTGCATCGGGCAGCGGCAGAAATGGTTCCTGCTGCGCCTGACGGCAGACGAGGAACGTATTGACCTGGCGCGCAGTGGCACGCCGGAGTTCCAGTCCTGGCGCTGGGTGAACTACTGGTACCCGATTCGCAAGGTGGTGCATTTCAAGCGCGGGGTCTATGCCCGCGCCCTGAAGGAACTGGCGCCGGTGATGCGCCGTGAGCGCCATACCGAAAGCCCCTCGTTGAGGTCCTGACTGCATGCTCGACACCCTCAGACGCATCGTCCAGGAGGTCAACAGCGCCCCGGACCTGAAAACCGCCCTCGACCTGATGGCGCGCCGGGTGCGTGATGCCATGGGCACCGAAGTGTGCTCCATCTATCTGCTCGACAGCAGTGGCCACCGTTACGTTCTGATGGCCTCGGAAGGTCTGAAGAAGGAGGCGGTTGGCCGCGTCAGTCTGGGGGTGGCCGAGGGGCTGATTGGCCAGGTCGGTCTGCGCGAAGAACCGATCAACCTGGAAGA includes:
- a CDS encoding imelysin family protein — encoded protein: MLRHTALGILLLTMLAGCDREPADTTDTLIEQPAKVPTEQSAALVSAWEEEAAPWLRKLVVAAPGFREAVRALLSEPEPDEGALDAARNAWALLYESYNRAWPLLATRAALDPTLQVHLARTDPWPILPGYVDAMPDWPESGIVYDVTVSLDIDSLLAQQDMTDPAEVSVGFQVLELLLFGLPDAPRSTAGLTVGEALPDHQKPEHERPGYRRRAYLDAISALLLEDLSALVQPRPAPDPTRLPGALRQALMHSEARRDALAALTRDAEDNSGTDGDIYLSSNSHRIALPALNEALAAWQDPEQDPGAAWRAWREATTGAVPPDQGI
- a CDS encoding HAD family hydrolase gives rise to the protein MTLALFDLDNTLIAGDSDHLWGDYLVARGIIDAEGYKAANDAFYDDYLAGKLDIGAYLRFALGVLAEHTTEDLLRWRDDFMRDEVAPIMLPAARALLDKHRKQGHTLVIITATNDFVTAPIAEALGVEHLIATSAEMRDGRYTGNFSGTPCFRDGKVTRLRAWLAQTGHDLAGSWFYSDSRNDLPLLSLVDHPVVVDPDPALSAEAASRGWPEITLRD
- a CDS encoding RNA pyrophosphohydrolase, which encodes MTGIIDEQGFRLNVGIILVGAGGRVFWGRRVGNRDAWQFPQGGMMPGETPEQTLYRELEEEVGLTEADVELLGSTEGWLSYRLPRRFLRRRRDDDSPLCIGQRQKWFLLRLTADEERIDLARSGTPEFQSWRWVNYWYPIRKVVHFKRGVYARALKELAPVMRRERHTESPSLRS